In Candidatus Cloacimonadota bacterium, a single genomic region encodes these proteins:
- the fabG gene encoding 3-oxoacyl-[acyl-carrier-protein] reductase gives MDTAKYNLQGKTVVVTGSARGIGFAIAEAFAAQGAHTVILDLNSESVENAVQSLMQQGYSASGKLADVTNGAAMEAVFAEVEKERGGIDCLVNNAGVTRDNLMLRMKEEDWKLVLDINLTGTFIATQKVFKHMMRARKGSIINIASVIGLMGNAGQANYAASKGGVIAFTKSCAKEFAARNVRVNAIAPGFIETEMTASLPEDVVAAYAGAIPLRKMGSPADVAKLCLFLASDDSAYITGQTIAIDGGLTMH, from the coding sequence ATGGATACAGCAAAATACAATCTTCAGGGCAAAACTGTGGTGGTCACCGGCTCGGCTCGCGGCATTGGATTTGCCATCGCTGAGGCTTTCGCAGCCCAGGGTGCGCACACCGTGATTTTGGATTTGAATTCCGAAAGCGTCGAAAATGCCGTGCAAAGCCTTATGCAGCAAGGATATTCCGCTTCCGGAAAGTTGGCTGACGTGACCAACGGCGCCGCCATGGAAGCGGTTTTCGCCGAAGTGGAAAAAGAGCGCGGCGGCATCGACTGCCTTGTAAATAACGCAGGCGTCACGCGCGACAACCTGATGCTGCGCATGAAGGAAGAGGATTGGAAGCTGGTTTTGGACATCAACCTCACCGGCACCTTCATCGCCACCCAAAAAGTTTTTAAACACATGATGAGGGCGCGCAAAGGCTCCATCATCAACATTGCCAGCGTGATAGGCCTCATGGGCAACGCCGGTCAGGCAAATTATGCTGCCTCCAAGGGCGGTGTGATTGCCTTCACAAAAAGTTGCGCCAAGGAATTTGCCGCCCGCAATGTGCGTGTGAACGCCATCGCGCCCGGTTTCATCGAAACCGAAATGACAGCCTCTCTGCCCGAAGACGTTGTGGCAGCTTACGCGGGTGCGATTCCTCTGCGCAAAATGGGCTCTCCTGCCGATGTGGCAAAGCTTTGCCTGTTTTTGGCATCGGACGACAGCGCCTACATCACTGGTCAAACCATCGCCATCGATGGTGGCTTGACCATGCACTAA
- a CDS encoding acyl carrier protein — protein sequence MDIEAKVKQLVMDKLGVEESQIVPSANFQDDLRADSLDTVELVMAFEEEFDIQIPDEDQDKLRTVGQAIDYLKEKLA from the coding sequence ATGGATATTGAAGCCAAAGTCAAACAGCTCGTAATGGATAAGCTCGGAGTGGAAGAATCTCAGATTGTTCCTTCCGCGAACTTCCAGGACGACCTTCGCGCCGACTCTCTGGACACAGTGGAACTGGTCATGGCGTTTGAAGAAGAGTTCGACATCCAAATTCCTGACGAAGATCAGGATAAACTCCGTACAGTCGGACAGGCCATCGACTACCTCAAAGAAAAACTGGCCTAA
- the fabF gene encoding beta-ketoacyl-ACP synthase II, whose product MKKRVVITGMGALTPVGNTMAETWNNLVKGVSGVDLITSFDTSALSAKIAAQIKNFNPEEHFDVKEARKLDTYSQYSIVAAREAIKDAGIDLTKVNGKRVGVITGVGIGGIRTFEEETVKFHEQGPRRVSPFFIPKMISNIAAAHIAIENGFRGPNFSIVSACASANHAIGTSFRALQYGDADIIISGGAEAAVTGLAIAGFCSLRALSTRNDDPKTASRPFDAGRDGFVMSEGAAFLVFEELEHALARGARIYAEVAGYAATDDAYHITAPLDDGSGSADAMLGAIADAGLKPTDIQYLNAHGTSTPLNDKGETLSIKSCFGEHARKLKINSTKSMVGHMLGAAAGIEAIACVKSIQTGILHPTINQFEQDPDCDLDYIPNTAQNLEVTAALSNSLGFGGHNAALVITKYE is encoded by the coding sequence ATGAAAAAAAGAGTGGTTATTACAGGCATGGGGGCACTCACCCCGGTGGGAAACACCATGGCCGAAACTTGGAACAACTTGGTGAAAGGCGTTTCTGGAGTGGATCTGATCACCAGCTTCGACACCTCCGCCCTGAGCGCGAAAATCGCCGCGCAAATCAAGAATTTCAATCCAGAAGAGCATTTCGACGTAAAGGAAGCCCGCAAACTGGATACCTACAGCCAATATTCAATTGTGGCGGCACGTGAAGCCATCAAAGACGCCGGCATCGACCTCACCAAAGTGAATGGAAAACGCGTGGGCGTTATCACTGGCGTGGGCATTGGCGGAATCCGCACTTTTGAAGAGGAAACCGTGAAATTCCATGAGCAGGGACCCCGCCGTGTGAGCCCTTTCTTTATTCCCAAGATGATTTCGAACATCGCCGCGGCTCACATCGCCATCGAAAACGGTTTCAGAGGACCAAACTTTAGCATCGTCAGCGCTTGTGCCAGCGCCAATCACGCAATCGGAACCTCTTTCCGTGCCCTCCAATATGGAGATGCGGACATCATCATCAGCGGTGGCGCCGAAGCTGCCGTGACGGGATTGGCAATTGCCGGTTTTTGCTCTCTGCGCGCGCTTTCCACCCGCAACGACGATCCCAAAACAGCGTCGCGCCCCTTCGATGCTGGCAGAGACGGTTTTGTGATGAGCGAAGGCGCGGCTTTTCTGGTTTTTGAAGAGCTGGAACACGCCCTGGCACGCGGAGCCAGGATTTATGCCGAAGTGGCTGGATATGCTGCCACAGACGATGCTTACCACATCACAGCACCCCTGGATGATGGTTCCGGAAGCGCGGATGCCATGCTGGGCGCGATCGCCGACGCGGGACTCAAACCCACGGACATTCAATACTTGAACGCGCACGGAACTTCCACACCCTTGAACGACAAAGGTGAAACTCTTTCCATCAAGAGCTGCTTTGGCGAGCATGCCCGCAAGCTGAAAATAAACTCCACCAAATCCATGGTGGGTCACATGTTGGGCGCTGCTGCCGGCATCGAAGCCATCGCCTGTGTGAAATCCATCCAAACGGGCATCCTGCATCCCACCATAAACCAGTTTGAACAAGACCCTGACTGTGATCTGGACTATATTCCCAACACAGCTCAAAACTTGGAAGTGACTGCGGCTCTTTCCAATTCGCTTGGTTTTGGCGGTCATAACGCCGCTCTGGTGATCACAAAATACGAATAA